ACATGAAATGTACAAAATAGAGTCAGATGTACGAAGTagttaatatatatattctcaaTCGAATGTACAGGGTGAGTCAAACGTTCAGATAAAGGGGGTGAAGTTTATAAATGTACGGGGGAGGTCGGCAACGGAGGTGGGAGTAAACCTACAATGCAGTAAAACGAGACCGTGTCAAGATCTATTGTTCTATGGGTTACAATTGACTCTCGATGGCCGAAGGCCAGCGAGCGCGTCATGCAAGAATGTTAACGGTCGCTTTCAAAGCTCTAGTCCTTCCCGTTGTACGTAGATTCGATTGATATTGAAGTACGATAGAAGGGTCGGATATAGTGTATAACAAGGTGAGTTCGTTAGGAGGTCTACGACATTCGACTAGTCTACCAACTAAATTGAACTAATAAAGATCGAGATAAAAATGGTATATAGCCATAGCCACAACAACATTCGACTAGTCTACCAACTAAATTGAGAACCTACatattaatagtaataattttctAATGTATTACATAAATGATGCATTCGTTTCATCATTTCAAGAATTCTCAATCAACCAATTATCGATGGATCATAGCCTATTTAATACATAGAGGAAGTAGATTAGGACAAACAGGATTAGATTCTAGAAATAGACCACCAACGTCAGAGCAACTCGCAATCGCTGGATTCCCATTCACATTTAGCTCAACACCAGAGAACTCCACATCTTCACACGGCTTCGATTTGCTACATTTGACCTCTATTCCCTCCTCTGTCGTCGAACTCCCTCGTACGTTGATGTACTTAACACCCTTTATTTGAATGCTCGACTCTCCCTGTGCATATTCGATAATGTATTGTCATGCATTTTCATGTTGAGACTGTGTCAGAAACGGTTAATTGTCTGTAAATACACGaactattaattcaattttttatgacATATTTCTATTCCAAAAAAGTTTCTACTATTAGTAAAATTCAATAGTACAATTGAAAGATCttggaaaaaattaagttaGAGTTTTAGTAGACTATAGACTATACCTCTTTTTGACATTCATCATGAGGGCAATAATGTTGATCTATGATGATTGGGTTTGTAACATTGTCCAATGTGATGTTAGCATATGTGATATCAGAAACAACAATTGATGATTTAGAGGGCGCCCATGTTTTGATCCTTAATCCATTGCTTGTATTGCTCAAGCTACAATTCATCACTGTAACTCCACTGATATCTTCCTCATCACTATACTTCCCTAGGCTTCCAATGCTGATGCCGTGGCCGGGCCCACACGCGACCCCCGAGATGTTGACGTTTGCGCACCCGTCTCCCAACGATACGCAGTCGTCGCCTGTGCCTATGATCGAGTCGGCGATCTTCACGTCTCTCGAGTTGCTGATGTGGATTCCGTCGGTGTTCGGGCTGTCGTGTGGGGCCGTGATATGGATGTTTTCCACATTCACATTTTGGGAATTGTGGATGTGGAAATGAAACATCTTGCTGTTTAGGGAGGTTATGCCTTGGATATAGGCATTTGTCACATCATGAATCCTTAGTGACTATTAGAAAACATGTTTATTATATGATGTGATGATCGAGGCAATTTGGTAATGTAGATAAGTCATATATGTTGGAGTTATATGACCAAAATTGACTTCGTATATTCttattatgttttgtttatttacctTCTCTAGTGTTAATTATATGACCAAAAATGACTTAAATATGtttttattatgttttgtttatttatcttcCCTACCAAACATGCACTTAACGTTACAATTACAAAAAAAGGCTTACAGCAGGACGATGGTGACAGTTGGATGATCTGTCGCATAGGGACCAAGACAAGGCTCCTTTGCCGTCAAAGACGCCTGTTCCGGAAAGTACGAGGTCATCAATCTTATGAAAAGTAATCCAAAATTCAGTATCGTCGAGTTTCAAGTCCTCGGAAGCAACTAGGATTCCATCCATTTGAAACAGGGTTTGGCCGTTGCACGGCCCTTCGAATTCTCCACTGCTCACTAAGAAAGTTTCTCCGGCAGGCACCGTAACAACGCCTCCCGGAGTTTGACAAGCGTTCTTCCATGCATCTGCGAATGCCTTCATGaatgaataaatataatttggtaaatcaattaattttccatAAGTACATGTAAAAAAATTTCTCTGTATAATGTGCATGACAATATGAAATGTCATCAATTTCTAAATTGACCTCTTTGCTGTCTGTTATTCCATCTGCTAGAGCACCAAAATCAGTGATGACAAAGTTATtgctttgtccaaatacaccTAGTACAATATTCCAATTGAACAAAAATACCAATAACATGTAAATCCATGGACAAATACTATGAGAATtcatgattggtcaaatttctCATGTGCTAGGTAGAAGATTGTGTTTATATGTTAAGGAATAGTTGAACGTGTTCGTACATTTATATATACTCTACTATTTGGACTAAAAATGTGTCACCATTAAGGATATTAATgtgaaatattatggcatgcaTTTTTTATCTAGCCATATTTATTGGGCATAGCAAATTAGGTAGCAAAAAACCTCATGCACCCTAATAAATTTGAGGATTTTTAATTGTTTGCTTGGTTTGTAGATTATTACTACATGATAACTAAATTACTCTTTCATTGCCATGTGATTTTCTACAAACATGTTACATGACTATCTTTTTCACTCGGAGGATTTACTCCTTATGTATATTTTTCTCTTATATCATTTCCCCTCTCTTTAACTCCAAATAGATCAATCTAGTGTGAAAATGACAGGTTGGTTCGAGAAAAATCTGAAGAAAGAAAACACATGATATCCTTCTTTGATGTGTTGTTTGTTTGTCCTTACTTGAGTTTCACTAGtgatgctttttttttttttttgtgtttttgggCATGTAGGTGAGATAGTTGCGTGATAGACTGTCTTGTTGTTGCTCTAAGTCTGTtctttgttgtgttttgttggATTTTCAGCTCATCAAGTGATTTGGTTTCGAGCATTTTCTATGCATAAAAAATAAGTCGAGAGTTCAAGTCATCTTGAATGCGTGTATGTTGGGATGTGTGTGAGATGAACTCAAAAGATGACCATTGTCTAGTTCATGATCTTCACATTCATGTGATTACGATGATTCATCAGTGCCAAAAATGGTTAGCCGAATCAAACATTGCACGAATTATCATCATTTAGAACCGGACCGATACCCAAAATGTCTTTCTAGTTACTTCTCAATGTCCCGGCAATTAACGGAACGTGACAAGCAGATGATTAATCATCTACTTCCAGAATAAATCCAAGAATTTATTGGGAATAATATCAGTTCCACACTAATTCTTAATCCAGATCAGAATATTATATTTCTTCCCAAAATTTCTCAAAGAAACACAAAGATCTTGATACTTATATAACATGAAATAAATAATTCATTACCTATATTACCTATTATAGGATTATGAAATAAAACCCATCCGATCCAAATAACTGAACATACAATCAAACTGGATGAAGATTTTATAATGTTCAATTCCATTTCTTTAGTTATCACAGTTTGTTAATAGAACAAAATTCGAACCAATTAGTTTAGGTATACAACTAAATGTTATATTTGCAACTAATGAATAGAATAATCTTTATTGCAAGATAGCTTCATTTTACTACAAAAAGTACATAAATACACTCTCGATACATAATTATGAACATTTGTTCATTGTGATCATGAACTCCTGCAAACCAGGCAACAAAACTTCAGGGATTTCAAAGCCCCAATTTATCTTGGAATCAATTTCATAATCCCATAAACTAATATCAGATTCAACCACTTCACTCATTGAAGAGGCCCTTTATTACATGCCAACTCCTTCATCTTTCTTGTAATCGTTGCACCATCAAATCCAGGTTTTGGATTCACAACCTATATAAAAACAATCAAACAtgaaatataacaaaaataaaatcacaaaaaaaaaaaattattgatttttaGCAAAATTAATTACCTTATCATGGAGAACTTGGATGGATGAGTTTCCATCCCTAGCAAAGCTTGCACTTGCAATCTCAACTCCGTGTTGATGAACTAATCGTACAATATCGCGAAAACTAGTGTAGTTTTGAAGATCATTTGCTAAGATGACATCAAGATTTGGCCCCATATCTTGAACTTCAACTAGAGGTGATGATGAACTTGCATTATTTGTTGCTTTATTTTGGATATTTGTAACACATGAATTATTGATTAGTTGCTTCTTTTTCTCTAATAAGAGGTCCCTTTTTTGCTTCAATTTCTCCAGCTTCGTCGTCATGCCCTTGATATGCTCCACTGCTTCGTCTATTTGATCCGGCAATGGCGCCCCATCCACCTGCACAGAGGCGAATGCAGAAAAAATTGATAAGGGCTTCGTTTTCTAAAATTTATTCGAGAATATATTTTTAGGTAATTCAAATATAGGGTTTTCGAATAACTAGATAATTCGAAGactctataaaataaaataaaaaattgaaaaataagttTGGTAAGGGTTTAAGCCCTTCTTCACTCAATACATAGAATGTATGTCCGTATAATtctattaatttcatttttccatgtcgaattcaagtaaacaaaaACTAAATTTTCCCCTTTTCTCAAGTTTCAACCTtttttctaaccctaatcaaattatttaataattcaaaTTAGTTAATAAATTAAGATGAAatactagagagagagagagagagatattacCGGAGAAGGTTGGTGTGGGAGGAGAGAACGAGTTGGTTGTAGAGATTCTTCATTTTAGTTCTTCTATTTTTCTCTATGATTTTCCTCTCAATTTTTGGAGCTGTgtctgaatttgaat
This portion of the Salvia splendens isolate huo1 unplaced genomic scaffold, SspV2 ctg72, whole genome shotgun sequence genome encodes:
- the LOC121791096 gene encoding polygalacturonase-like — encoded protein: MKAFADAWKNACQTPGGVVTVPAGETFLVSSGEFEGPCNGQTLFQMDGILVASEDLKLDDTEFWITFHKIDDLVLSGTGVFDGKGALSWSLCDRSSNCHHRPASLRIHDVTNAYIQGITSLNSKMFHFHIHNSQNVNVENIHITAPHDSPNTDGIHISNSRDVKIADSIIGTGDDCVSLGDGCANVNISGVACGPGHGISIGSLGKYSDEEDISGVTVMNCSLSNTSNGLRIKTWAPSKSSIVVSDITYANITLDNVTNPIIIDQHYCPHDECQKEGESSIQIKGVKYINVRGSSTTEEGIEVKCSKSKPCEDVEFSGVELNVNGNPAIASCSDVGGLFLESNPVCPNLLPLCIK